TTTGTTTGAGTCGTGCATCGATCAGCTTACTCTCCCTGCTATTGATCAGAAAGAGAGAACTTTCACCAAAACTGAATTTGCGTTCTTCTCCCTGCAGAAGGGTTCCATAATTCTGTACAATATCGTAGACCAACCGATTTTGCTCCTCAAAAGAATCCAATTCGTTGTAAATAGCAAGTACTTTGTTCACAATGGCTACCGTTGCATTGGCATATTCAAATTCGGCGTCCCTCAATTTAAATTTTGCCAGTTTCAGTTCCCCTCTTTCTTTTCTCAGGAATAGTGGCAAACTAAAATTCAGCCCTCCTTTATAATTTTCTTCTTGTAAAGAATTGATCAACTCCGGTGTCTCGGTCAAAAAATTGTACTCCAGATCTATCTGAGGTAACAATTGATTGGTCTTTAGCCTTTTATCAATGGTCAACTGATCAATTTTACGTCCGAGTGATATTATCTTAGGATGATTTTCTATGGTAAAGCTATCGAGAGGCAGGCCCATAATTTCCAGAGCAATGTCAATTTCACTTTCAAGGGAGGTATCAGGAATAACCCCTTCCCTTAGTTCTATAGGAACATCACCGCTCATCCATAGGAAATTGGATAATGCCAGGGCTTTATTTCTCAGGCTTACCTCTGCCTGGGTAAGGCCAAGTGCCCGGTTTTGAAAAGCTATTTTTGCTTCTACGGTGTCTATTGAAGCGATATCTCCTGCTTTGGCTCTTTCTTTGATCCCTTCAAAGCGAATCTGTGCGTTTTGGAGGAACTGGCGAAAGATTTCCCTGTCGTTATAGGCTTGTAACCAATCAAAATAGGCAACAGAGGCCTCAAATAGTATGGTGTTGATCAACAGGTCCCTATCTGCCCTGGTTTGTTCCCTGAAAAACTTTGCCTTACGCAATGTAGCCATACGGTCATTGGCGAGAAAACCCCTTCCCAGGGAAAAGGACACCCCCGCACTGTATAAGCCATCATCGGGAAGTGTTTCGTCAGGATTTAAAAAATCTCCCTCCGTCTGCTCAAAATTTCCTTTGAGTTCAATACCATACCAGGTCGGGATCTTAAAAGTGGTATTAAGTCGGTCGTAATATTCTGTGCCTTTAAATTGTTTCCTGTCGTAATCCACCTCTATTTTTGGGTCGAATCCTCCCTTGCCTTCATCAAATTGGCTTCCCCAATAGCAATGACTAGTTCGGCCTGTTTGGCAATAGGATGGTACTTTTTCACGTACCCTAAGTACTCCCTGAAATTTAGGGTAAGAGTATCTGACTCCTGGCCTAAAAGCCCAAAGGAAAATAGTAAACACAGTATCGTCAGAGATATCCTCATTCTTACTTTGTCTTATTTTGGGCCATATTTTCTTCTGGCTGGTAATAGTTTGGAGGGAAGCCATTCAATTGTCTCCATAGCTCGTACCAAATAGCCACATCTTCCAGGAGGGCAAGGGTATTAGCCCCAGATCCCACACGAATGTCCTTCGGCCAGGGCTGATCTTCCGGATCCGGTGCCAAAAGAACGCGGTACTTACCATTACTGCTTATAAAAGTTTCAATTGCCACTACCTTTCCCCCGTAGGTACCATAGGATACATTGGGCCAGCCGCTAAAAATAATAGCAGGCCATCCGTCGAATTGTATCCTTACCTTCTCTCCTATGTGGATAAGGGGAAGGTCGAGAGGTTCTACATAGGTTTCTACAGCCATCGCGTATTCCGAAGGCATGATCCCCACCAGTTTATCACCTTCTTTAAAGGTTTCCCCAATTCCGGCTTGCAGAGCCTTATTGATAAAGCCACTTTGTGGTGCCCTGATGTAATGCATCTGGCTCCGCACCTCGTAATTTGTGTATTCGTTCTCGAGCTTGGTCACCTGTGCTTCGGAGTCGAACTGATTCGACTGTGCCGTAAACATATCACTTTGTGCCTTGGAGATCTTATCTGTATACTCGGCTTGGATTCTGTTGATCTCAACAGAAGCATTAATGATCTCATTCCTGGAAGCCAGTAAAGTATTTTCCTGGGAGATAAGCTTAGCCTGTGTTTCCTGGAGTTTAAGACGTTTTTCTTCCACATCGGTAATCGCCTTAAGTCCCTCATTCTCAAGTTGAACCACACGGTCATACTGTCTCTGTGCTATTGTGATATTTGTTTTTGCAGCTTCCAGATCGATGCTATCGCTCTTTACTTTTAATTTTGCCTGTAACAACTTATTCCTGGCCTGCTCAAGCTTAAGCTGTCGTTCCCTGTTCAAGGCTCCGATCTGAGAATTCAACGCCTTTACTTTTCCCTGATAGGAAGTAACTGCCATGGATTTCGCCCTGATCTGATCTCCGGTTCTGGATATCAGGTTAGGATCGAAATACTCGTTTTTTACCTCAGAGATAAAGAGAATAGTGTCTCCTTTTTTAACGAAATCACCTTCCTGTACATACCACTTTTCAATTCTTCCTGGTATTGGAGATTGAATGGTCTGTGGCCTGTGCTCCGGATTTAATGTCGTAAGGTATCCTGTCCCCGAAATCGTCTGCGTCCAGGGAAGAAAAAGCACGATCAGGCCTATGAAACTAAAGGCCAATAAAAAGCGATTAAAGTGCTTGTAATGCTTAACATGAAACACCTTTTGAGACGATTTGTAAGGCATTAAATCGACTTGCCTATTTAGCCTGTTTGGAGATATATTCAACATAGCCTCTAACTTTCGTTAATTATTTTGCCATTTTTCATGGTGATGATCCTGGTACACTTTTTCATCCATCGGGGATTCTGGCTAACCACTAACAAGGCCCAGGGATTAGACCTGTCTGTGAGAAAATCAATAATCCTGTCTGCCTCGTCCGGGTTAAAGTGGTCTAAAGGATCCTTCAGGATGAGTAATCTGGGTTTACGCACTATACTTCTTGCGAGAACGATCTTCTTTGCAACTACATAGGGAATCTGTTGTCCTTCCGGATATAGCATTGTCTTAAGACCCAAAGGTTGTTCTTTCACAAATTCGGTAAGCCCGGCCTTTTCCAGCGCCCAGTAGACATTTTCTTCCTTTAATGATGTATCACCAAAGGTGATATTTTCGAAAATACTTCCTTCGAATGGACTCTCTTCAGTAAGTGACT
This DNA window, taken from Muriicola soli, encodes the following:
- a CDS encoding TolC family protein codes for the protein MASLQTITSQKKIWPKIRQSKNEDISDDTVFTIFLWAFRPGVRYSYPKFQGVLRVREKVPSYCQTGRTSHCYWGSQFDEGKGGFDPKIEVDYDRKQFKGTEYYDRLNTTFKIPTWYGIELKGNFEQTEGDFLNPDETLPDDGLYSAGVSFSLGRGFLANDRMATLRKAKFFREQTRADRDLLINTILFEASVAYFDWLQAYNDREIFRQFLQNAQIRFEGIKERAKAGDIASIDTVEAKIAFQNRALGLTQAEVSLRNKALALSNFLWMSGDVPIELREGVIPDTSLESEIDIALEIMGLPLDSFTIENHPKIISLGRKIDQLTIDKRLKTNQLLPQIDLEYNFLTETPELINSLQEENYKGGLNFSLPLFLRKERGELKLAKFKLRDAEFEYANATVAIVNKVLAIYNELDSFEEQNRLVYDIVQNYGTLLQGEERKFSFGESSLFLINSRESKLIDARLKQNELQNKFFKAKAKLFQSLAINPESL
- a CDS encoding HlyD family secretion protein, whose product is MLNISPNRLNRQVDLMPYKSSQKVFHVKHYKHFNRFLLAFSFIGLIVLFLPWTQTISGTGYLTTLNPEHRPQTIQSPIPGRIEKWYVQEGDFVKKGDTILFISEVKNEYFDPNLISRTGDQIRAKSMAVTSYQGKVKALNSQIGALNRERQLKLEQARNKLLQAKLKVKSDSIDLEAAKTNITIAQRQYDRVVQLENEGLKAITDVEEKRLKLQETQAKLISQENTLLASRNEIINASVEINRIQAEYTDKISKAQSDMFTAQSNQFDSEAQVTKLENEYTNYEVRSQMHYIRAPQSGFINKALQAGIGETFKEGDKLVGIMPSEYAMAVETYVEPLDLPLIHIGEKVRIQFDGWPAIIFSGWPNVSYGTYGGKVVAIETFISSNGKYRVLLAPDPEDQPWPKDIRVGSGANTLALLEDVAIWYELWRQLNGFPPNYYQPEENMAQNKTK